One genomic segment of Chloroflexota bacterium includes these proteins:
- a CDS encoding ABC transporter substrate-binding protein, whose translation MLRRIPRFLAWLLVLSFVLTACAPVTPAPAQAPAAEQPEEKAPAEEEAAAEPIKIGAIYNVTGGMSSIDAPGLNGMKLAAKQINEAGGVLGRPIELVAIDGKTDQTTVTNAVSEMINVHKVVAIGGLNDSTFALAAGPIAQKAGIPFVTAGATLPTLPEQIGDYFFMVPFGDDAQAYAIADFAIDDLGAKTAWMLVDQAYDFTTALAKFFKERFTERGGTILLEDIYQSGDTDFSAQIARLKELDPQPDVLFVSAIPNEAGITTKQIREAGLTQPILSGDGFDTPLIAEVAGDLADDVYYSTHAGLDNPSPKVQNFVKAYTEEYGRPPENAFAALGYDALNLIADAIRRAGSTDPAAIRDALAATKDFDAVTGVITYPPGQRKPTKSVSIIQVQDGKYSFVKEITP comes from the coding sequence ATGTTGCGTCGAATCCCACGGTTTCTCGCTTGGCTGCTGGTTCTGTCCTTTGTCCTGACCGCGTGTGCTCCTGTCACACCCGCGCCGGCTCAGGCCCCCGCTGCCGAGCAGCCCGAGGAGAAGGCTCCGGCGGAGGAAGAGGCGGCTGCTGAGCCCATCAAGATCGGTGCCATCTACAACGTCACCGGCGGCATGTCCTCCATCGACGCGCCCGGGTTGAACGGCATGAAGCTGGCCGCCAAGCAGATCAATGAGGCCGGCGGTGTGCTGGGTCGCCCCATCGAGCTCGTCGCCATTGACGGAAAGACGGATCAGACGACGGTGACCAACGCCGTCTCCGAGATGATCAACGTCCACAAGGTCGTCGCCATCGGCGGCCTCAACGACTCCACCTTCGCCCTGGCGGCTGGTCCCATCGCTCAGAAGGCGGGCATCCCCTTCGTCACGGCCGGCGCGACCCTGCCCACCCTGCCTGAGCAGATCGGCGACTACTTCTTCATGGTCCCGTTCGGGGACGACGCCCAGGCGTACGCCATCGCCGACTTCGCCATCGACGACCTGGGGGCCAAGACCGCCTGGATGCTGGTCGACCAGGCCTATGACTTCACCACCGCTCTGGCGAAGTTCTTCAAGGAGCGCTTCACGGAGCGGGGCGGTACCATCCTTCTGGAGGACATCTACCAGTCCGGCGACACCGACTTCTCCGCCCAGATTGCTCGTCTGAAGGAGCTGGACCCGCAGCCGGACGTCCTCTTCGTGTCGGCCATCCCCAACGAGGCGGGCATCACCACCAAGCAGATCCGGGAGGCGGGCCTGACACAGCCGATCCTGTCCGGAGATGGCTTTGATACGCCGCTGATCGCTGAGGTGGCGGGCGATCTGGCCGATGACGTCTACTACTCTACCCACGCCGGGTTGGACAACCCCAGCCCCAAGGTGCAGAACTTCGTGAAGGCCTACACCGAGGAATACGGTCGGCCGCCGGAGAACGCCTTCGCCGCGCTGGGGTATGACGCGCTGAACCTCATCGCCGATGCCATCCGTCGGGCGGGCTCGACCGATCCCGCGGCCATTCGCGATGCCCTGGCCGCGACGAAGGACTTCGACGCTGTGACCGGCGTCATCACCTATCCGCCGGGCCAGCG
- a CDS encoding branched-chain amino acid ABC transporter permease — MWNRARLLAFFPLLLGVVLIAVAQGTLNDYYQRVLAVVAIHIILTVSLNLTNGFTGDFSLGHAAFMAIGAYVSAVLTLPVASKEMLMSDLPTWLGQMQVPFPVATILGGILAAAVALLIGVPVLRLRGHYLAVATLGLMVIVRVAANNWVRFTRGAKGINGLPAFTNLWWAYGWMAITLYVIWRLVHSPYGRAMIAIREDELAAASRGVRVFRIRQLAFAVGAYFAGIAGALWAHLITAITPNSFSFLITFNVVVMLVVGGMGSITGSVVGAVLMTLAPEFLRRIETSVSVGGHPLYGLSQVTISIAVMLVMIFRREGLLGGRELTWPRWLRRWAFGGEEVEGPVPAQQSGS, encoded by the coding sequence TTCTGTTGGGCGTGGTTCTGATCGCCGTCGCCCAGGGGACCCTGAACGACTACTATCAGCGGGTGTTGGCCGTTGTGGCCATCCATATCATCCTGACCGTGAGCCTGAACCTGACGAATGGCTTCACCGGGGATTTCTCGTTGGGGCACGCGGCGTTCATGGCCATCGGAGCTTACGTCTCGGCCGTGCTGACGCTTCCGGTCGCCTCCAAGGAGATGTTGATGTCGGATCTGCCGACCTGGCTTGGCCAGATGCAGGTCCCCTTCCCTGTGGCCACGATCCTGGGCGGGATCCTGGCGGCGGCGGTTGCGCTGCTCATCGGCGTGCCCGTCCTGCGTCTGCGCGGGCACTATCTGGCCGTCGCCACCCTGGGGCTCATGGTGATCGTGCGCGTGGCTGCCAACAATTGGGTGCGTTTCACCCGGGGGGCCAAGGGGATCAACGGCCTCCCGGCGTTCACGAACCTGTGGTGGGCCTATGGCTGGATGGCCATCACCCTCTACGTCATCTGGCGCCTGGTCCACTCCCCCTATGGCCGGGCGATGATCGCTATCCGGGAGGATGAGCTCGCCGCCGCCTCTCGCGGCGTTCGCGTGTTTCGGATCCGGCAGTTGGCGTTCGCTGTGGGCGCTTACTTCGCTGGCATCGCCGGGGCTCTATGGGCCCACCTGATCACCGCCATCACGCCGAACTCCTTCTCCTTTCTGATCACGTTCAACGTGGTGGTGATGTTGGTGGTGGGCGGCATGGGCAGCATCACCGGCTCCGTCGTGGGGGCCGTGCTCATGACGCTGGCGCCGGAGTTCCTGCGCCGGATCGAGACCTCGGTCTCCGTGGGAGGACATCCTCTGTACGGACTTAGCCAGGTCACCATCTCCATCGCGGTGATGCTGGTGATGATCTTCCGGCGTGAAGGGTTGTTGGGAGGCCGGGAGCTGACGTGGCCCCGCTGGCTCCGGCGCTGGGCTTTCGGCGGTGAGGAGGTGGAGGGGCCGGTCCCCGCTCAGCAGAGCGGCTCTTGA